In Candidatus Methanomethylophilus alvi Mx1201, a genomic segment contains:
- a CDS encoding transglutaminase domain-containing protein: MKTRSTVFAATVAAIVLAASFVMIVSDDSSASDPVFSGYYYNQLNTDEKAVYDKLESLDLNSTPIQSDVVGGATYYHITVSLTMSSAGSSDVVLKEVRNAWLATKMVDPMAWWAWSYDDPAAAIPSVDVSSSTVSFKIMMTKQYAEGGATALKGMVTDTAAAIDAAVSGFDFSSTASTADKIKAINSYLCGSDFKYDPAVSSGSGDKCPYNGTVYGAFVNTGADGKHILVCSGYAAAFQAICDKLGIPCLTVFGTAAGSSSNDLHAWNIVILESKVYGVDVTFDATGKDSTAYLCVGAYTVNNGVTFSQSHQPFVSNNTDDLYMGGFVSYDLEDSGYPWPAEDGGIVVKLTEFAPWIVIGLICALLAYVLYSIGKKGEQ; this comes from the coding sequence ATGAAAACGCGCAGCACGGTATTTGCCGCAACCGTGGCGGCGATTGTCCTGGCGGCGTCGTTCGTGATGATCGTCTCCGACGATTCGTCCGCGTCCGACCCCGTATTCTCAGGCTATTACTATAATCAGCTGAACACCGATGAGAAGGCTGTCTACGACAAGCTCGAGAGCCTCGATCTCAACAGCACGCCGATCCAGTCGGATGTTGTTGGGGGTGCGACGTATTATCACATCACCGTGTCCCTCACCATGTCCTCCGCGGGTTCCTCAGACGTCGTCCTGAAGGAGGTACGCAACGCCTGGCTGGCCACGAAGATGGTGGATCCGATGGCATGGTGGGCATGGAGCTACGACGATCCGGCCGCGGCCATCCCCTCCGTGGATGTCTCGTCCTCGACGGTGTCCTTCAAGATCATGATGACCAAGCAATACGCTGAAGGTGGCGCAACGGCCCTGAAAGGGATGGTGACCGATACCGCGGCGGCCATAGACGCCGCCGTCTCCGGGTTCGACTTCTCCTCGACTGCATCGACGGCCGACAAGATCAAGGCGATCAACAGTTACCTCTGCGGCAGCGATTTCAAGTACGATCCGGCCGTCAGTTCGGGTTCGGGCGACAAATGTCCCTACAACGGAACGGTCTACGGGGCCTTCGTGAACACCGGTGCGGACGGCAAGCACATCCTGGTATGTTCCGGGTACGCCGCGGCCTTCCAGGCCATCTGCGACAAGCTCGGCATACCCTGCCTCACCGTGTTCGGTACCGCGGCCGGCAGTTCTTCCAACGACCTGCATGCATGGAACATAGTCATCCTGGAATCCAAGGTCTACGGGGTCGACGTCACGTTCGACGCCACCGGAAAGGACAGCACCGCCTACCTCTGCGTCGGAGCGTATACCGTGAACAACGGGGTGACCTTCAGCCAGAGCCATCAGCCGTTCGTAAGCAACAACACGGACGACCTGTACATGGGGGGATTCGTCTCTTACGACCTCGAGGACAGCGGATATCCCTGGCCTGCCGAGGACGGAGGGATAGTGGTCAAGTTGACCGAGTTCGCCCCGTGGATCGTGATCGGTCTCATCTGCGCCTTGCTGGCATACGTCCTCTACTCCATCGGTAAGAAAGGAGAGCAGTGA
- a CDS encoding nucleoside/nucleotide kinase family protein, giving the protein MTWYVIDGMDGSGKSTIADRLRRILESEGRTVSVFTHPDRSRTFGRISARFLLSDGVPAAVAATVFYLLDIVSSLAAMRRVGSDDFVFVRYSLAAAYLPTRLYRIGYRIIDGALPSPDMRIFVDVGPDTALERIDRRGEDREMFETRERLEKTRGRMRELAEGWMVIDNSSDPDHAEKQLRKALEAHMS; this is encoded by the coding sequence ATGACCTGGTATGTTATAGACGGCATGGACGGGTCCGGGAAATCCACCATCGCCGACCGTCTGCGCAGGATCCTGGAGTCCGAAGGAAGGACCGTTTCCGTATTCACCCATCCCGACCGGTCCCGGACGTTCGGAAGGATAAGTGCCAGATTCCTTCTTTCCGACGGAGTCCCGGCCGCCGTCGCCGCCACCGTGTTCTACCTATTGGATATCGTCTCCTCCCTCGCGGCGATGAGAAGGGTCGGATCGGACGACTTCGTATTCGTACGTTACAGTCTGGCGGCCGCCTATCTCCCGACCCGCCTGTACAGGATCGGCTACAGGATAATTGACGGTGCCCTTCCTTCCCCCGATATGAGGATATTCGTGGATGTCGGACCGGATACGGCGCTCGAGAGGATCGACAGAAGAGGGGAGGACAGAGAGATGTTCGAGACCAGGGAGAGGCTCGAAAAGACGAGGGGGCGCATGAGGGAACTGGCCGAAGGATGGATGGTCATAGACAATTCCAGTGACCCGGATCATGCGGAGAAACAGCTCCGCAAGGCTCTGGAGGCACATATGTCATGA
- a CDS encoding DEAD/DEAH box helicase, with amino-acid sequence MKFRDLDIPDALRDALEMQGFNEMYPPQAEAIPKALSGKNLVAAVPTASGKSLVGFIPALNMVLRKRSKVLYIVPLKALASEKRDDLAKFSDLGIRVVMTTGDPDRDDDVSDADIVIATSEKADSMIRHGNRWIDDLGLIIADEVHMIHDPGRGPTLEVAMTKFMHRNPGMQVIALSATISNAEDLAMWLDADLVRTDWRPTKLKEGVYYNQEIVFSDASSVEVPPETDPIWAMIKQTVSDGGQVMVFVNSRRSTESVASKFSKKMLALTGSSITDSERQMLEGGADTTSVGVKLADCVACGIAFHHAGLDYKQRRAVEEGFRERRIKCIVATPTLAAGINLPARRVIVRDTTRFESNAGNVPIPVMEIKQMCGRAGRPGYDPWGEAVLIAKSYDDYEHLMDDYVCQDTERLTSKLGNEKTLRSHILGLIATGDADSEEGIAEFMHETFFGATSQLYGIERVIENVVDFLAEQGMVERNGDSIRILPFGKRVSDLYIDPWTAVILKKAVLKMDDDTDEFMVMQVLACTPDVMGMYPKKSDTDMLELVDAEYDGKYLCTLIDECGGDGYEEASWDNHMADLKTAVLLRDWIDEVSEDVITDRMKIGPGDIRSRVDSADWILYSMNEIAFIFNPDASRTIKPLLTRVRYGVKEELIPLVSFRGVGRSRARTLLNAGIRNRTDIARWDVGALAALNRIGPSLAKSLKEQAGYGVRDEEPPREDYDEETEYMLEKMAAEMDEKLGGTQRNIDSF; translated from the coding sequence ATGAAATTCAGGGACCTCGACATCCCCGACGCCCTCAGGGACGCTCTGGAGATGCAGGGATTCAACGAGATGTATCCTCCGCAGGCGGAGGCCATCCCCAAGGCGCTCTCCGGAAAGAACCTGGTGGCCGCCGTGCCTACGGCGAGCGGGAAGTCCCTCGTGGGTTTCATCCCGGCCCTGAACATGGTCCTGAGGAAGAGGTCGAAGGTCCTGTACATCGTACCGCTGAAGGCCCTGGCCTCCGAGAAGAGGGACGACCTTGCGAAATTCTCCGATCTGGGTATACGCGTGGTCATGACCACCGGCGACCCGGACAGGGACGACGACGTGTCGGATGCGGACATCGTCATAGCCACGTCGGAGAAGGCGGACTCCATGATACGCCACGGCAACAGGTGGATAGACGATCTGGGACTCATCATAGCCGACGAGGTGCACATGATACACGACCCGGGGAGGGGACCCACCCTGGAGGTCGCCATGACCAAGTTCATGCACCGCAACCCGGGGATGCAGGTGATAGCCCTCTCCGCCACCATATCCAACGCGGAGGATCTGGCCATGTGGCTGGATGCGGACCTCGTGAGGACCGACTGGAGACCCACGAAACTCAAGGAGGGCGTATACTACAACCAGGAGATCGTCTTCTCCGACGCCAGCTCCGTCGAGGTCCCTCCCGAGACAGACCCGATCTGGGCGATGATCAAACAGACGGTCTCCGACGGCGGACAGGTGATGGTCTTCGTCAACTCGAGGAGGTCCACCGAATCGGTGGCCTCCAAGTTCTCCAAGAAGATGCTGGCACTTACGGGGTCGTCCATCACGGACTCCGAACGCCAGATGCTGGAGGGCGGTGCGGACACCACTTCCGTGGGGGTGAAACTGGCGGACTGCGTAGCCTGCGGGATAGCGTTCCACCACGCCGGTCTGGATTACAAGCAGAGGCGCGCCGTGGAGGAGGGTTTCCGCGAGAGGAGGATCAAATGCATCGTCGCCACTCCGACCCTCGCCGCAGGCATCAACCTGCCCGCCAGAAGGGTCATAGTCAGGGACACCACCCGCTTCGAGAGCAATGCCGGCAACGTCCCCATCCCCGTTATGGAGATAAAACAGATGTGCGGACGCGCAGGACGCCCCGGATACGACCCGTGGGGGGAGGCGGTCCTGATAGCCAAGTCGTACGACGACTACGAGCATCTCATGGACGACTATGTGTGCCAGGACACCGAGAGGCTCACATCCAAACTGGGGAACGAGAAGACCCTCAGAAGCCACATACTGGGTCTTATCGCCACGGGCGACGCCGACTCAGAAGAAGGCATCGCCGAGTTCATGCACGAGACGTTCTTCGGCGCCACGTCCCAGCTCTACGGGATAGAGAGGGTGATCGAGAACGTCGTGGACTTCCTCGCCGAACAGGGCATGGTGGAGAGGAACGGCGACAGCATAAGGATCCTCCCGTTCGGAAAGAGGGTCTCGGACCTCTATATCGACCCGTGGACCGCCGTGATCCTGAAGAAGGCCGTCCTGAAGATGGACGACGACACGGACGAGTTCATGGTCATGCAGGTATTGGCCTGCACCCCGGACGTCATGGGGATGTATCCTAAGAAGTCGGACACCGACATGTTGGAGTTGGTGGATGCCGAATACGACGGGAAGTACCTCTGTACCCTGATAGACGAATGCGGAGGCGACGGATACGAGGAGGCGTCGTGGGACAACCACATGGCCGACCTGAAGACCGCCGTCCTGCTCAGGGATTGGATAGACGAGGTCTCAGAGGACGTCATCACCGACAGGATGAAGATAGGTCCCGGAGACATCCGCTCCAGGGTGGACTCCGCGGACTGGATACTCTACTCGATGAACGAGATAGCGTTCATCTTCAACCCCGATGCGAGCAGGACCATCAAACCCCTGCTCACGAGGGTGAGGTACGGAGTGAAGGAGGAGCTGATCCCCCTGGTCTCGTTCAGAGGGGTCGGGAGATCCAGGGCCAGGACCCTCCTCAACGCCGGCATAAGGAACAGGACCGACATAGCCAGATGGGATGTGGGGGCCCTTGCCGCACTCAACAGGATCGGCCCGTCCCTGGCCAAGAGCCTGAAGGAACAGGCGGGATACGGGGTGAGGGACGAGGAGCCTCCCCGGGAAGATTACGACGAAGAGACCGAATATATGTTGGAGAAGATGGCCGCCGAGATGGACGAGAAACTCGGCGGGACCCAGAGGAACATAGATTCGTTCTGA
- the lonB gene encoding ATP-dependent protease LonB — protein MAADGESSNFLYEDKLTQEEKGGAGTENKDENDLVLSDVTVEEWIEKQEFKSTKDVEVPQKMSDRVIGQDRAVDVMKKAAAQKRHMMLIGEPGTGKSMLANSMVEYLPKEELQDIVAYSNPEDENEPRVRVFPAGRGKQVVAQQKAQAAAQKTQKNSSYMYACAGIVILGFLGTILLSNYYILFISLFAVMIILLFARNPVMTRNDSSYVPKLLVGHDANDMPPFVDATGTHSGALLGDVRHDPYQSGGLETPAHNRLEAGDIHRANKGVLYIDEINTLRMESQQSLLTAMQEHKMAITGQSERSSGALVKSEPVPCDFVLVCAGNLDAMKGMHPALRSRIRGYGYEIYMRTTMPDTDQHRTDIVRFVAQEVRKDEKIPHFDKFAVGEVIKEAQRRAGRKGRLTLRFRELGGLIRVAGDLAVSRSAGIVTRDDVLAAMVNARSLEQQMADRQIESSKAYQLFNIEGAKVGQVNGLAALDPGTGMAEYSGIMLPIVAEVTPAQVKDGGKLIATGKLGEIAKEAVDNITAVIKKFSDKKMSEMDVHLEYIGTYDGVEGDSASITMTTVILSAMENIPIRQDLAMTGSLNVRGRVLPVGAVTAKLEAAASSGIKIALVPADNVKDVMIRNKYYKTMDVYGVTTYRDVAEYAFVDCPEKTALLERLLPLNPDGKSTAFKLEPPKEYDYSEEELALEKQLDEEGRKPPEEPVPAPAEPVPEEVPAAEPAPEPAPTTKSE, from the coding sequence ATGGCGGCAGACGGCGAATCTTCAAACTTTTTATACGAGGACAAACTAACTCAAGAGGAAAAAGGAGGTGCAGGTACGGAGAACAAAGACGAGAACGACCTGGTCCTCTCCGACGTAACGGTCGAGGAATGGATCGAGAAGCAGGAGTTCAAGTCCACGAAGGACGTAGAAGTCCCGCAGAAGATGTCCGACCGCGTCATCGGCCAGGACAGGGCAGTGGACGTCATGAAGAAGGCCGCGGCCCAGAAGAGGCATATGATGCTGATCGGCGAGCCCGGTACCGGAAAGTCGATGCTGGCAAACTCCATGGTGGAGTATCTCCCCAAGGAGGAGCTGCAGGACATTGTGGCGTACAGCAACCCCGAGGACGAGAACGAGCCCCGTGTCAGGGTCTTCCCTGCGGGAAGGGGTAAACAGGTGGTGGCCCAGCAGAAGGCCCAGGCGGCCGCCCAGAAGACCCAGAAGAACTCTTCCTACATGTACGCGTGCGCAGGCATAGTGATACTCGGGTTCCTCGGTACGATCCTCCTGTCCAACTATTACATCCTGTTCATATCGCTCTTCGCGGTGATGATCATCCTCCTGTTCGCCAGGAACCCGGTCATGACCAGGAACGATTCCAGCTACGTGCCCAAACTTCTCGTGGGACACGATGCGAACGACATGCCGCCGTTCGTGGATGCCACAGGTACGCATTCCGGTGCGCTTCTGGGAGATGTGAGACACGACCCGTACCAGTCCGGAGGTCTCGAGACGCCCGCCCACAACAGGTTGGAGGCCGGAGACATCCACAGGGCCAACAAAGGTGTCCTCTACATCGACGAGATCAACACCCTCAGGATGGAATCCCAGCAGTCCCTGCTCACCGCCATGCAGGAGCACAAGATGGCCATCACCGGACAGTCCGAGAGGTCGTCCGGGGCCCTTGTCAAGTCCGAGCCCGTTCCCTGCGACTTCGTCCTCGTCTGCGCAGGTAACCTGGACGCCATGAAGGGTATGCACCCCGCCCTCAGGTCCAGGATAAGAGGATACGGATACGAGATCTACATGCGCACCACCATGCCCGACACGGACCAGCACAGGACCGACATAGTGAGGTTCGTCGCCCAGGAGGTCCGTAAGGACGAGAAGATCCCCCATTTCGACAAGTTCGCCGTCGGAGAGGTCATCAAAGAGGCCCAGAGGCGTGCCGGAAGGAAGGGAAGGCTCACCCTGAGGTTCAGGGAGCTGGGAGGACTCATCCGTGTGGCAGGCGACCTCGCTGTCTCCCGCTCCGCAGGCATAGTCACCCGCGACGACGTGTTGGCCGCGATGGTCAATGCGAGGAGTCTCGAGCAGCAGATGGCCGACAGGCAGATCGAGTCGAGCAAAGCATACCAGCTCTTCAACATCGAAGGGGCCAAGGTGGGGCAGGTCAACGGACTCGCGGCCCTCGATCCCGGGACCGGTATGGCCGAGTACTCCGGTATCATGCTCCCCATAGTCGCCGAGGTCACCCCGGCGCAGGTCAAGGACGGAGGAAAGCTCATCGCCACCGGTAAGCTCGGGGAGATCGCCAAGGAAGCCGTGGACAACATCACCGCGGTCATCAAGAAGTTCTCCGACAAGAAGATGTCCGAGATGGATGTTCATCTCGAATACATCGGTACATACGACGGTGTCGAAGGGGATTCCGCCTCCATCACAATGACGACGGTCATACTGTCTGCGATGGAGAACATACCCATCCGTCAGGACCTCGCCATGACCGGAAGTCTGAACGTCAGGGGCCGCGTACTGCCCGTCGGAGCGGTCACCGCCAAGTTGGAGGCGGCGGCATCCTCCGGTATCAAGATCGCATTGGTCCCTGCGGACAACGTCAAGGACGTCATGATACGCAACAAGTACTACAAAACTATGGACGTCTACGGTGTCACCACCTATCGCGATGTCGCAGAGTATGCATTCGTCGACTGCCCCGAGAAGACCGCGCTTCTGGAGCGGCTCCTGCCCCTCAACCCCGACGGCAAGTCCACCGCCTTCAAACTCGAGCCCCCCAAGGAGTACGACTACTCCGAGGAGGAGCTCGCTTTGGAGAAGCAGCTGGACGAGGAAGGGAGGAAGCCCCCGGAGGAGCCCGTGCCGGCACCTGCCGAGCCCGTTCCCGAGGAGGTCCCCGCGGCGGAGCCTGCTCCCGAGCCCGCTCCGACCACGAAATCGGAGTGA
- a CDS encoding CinA family protein, with the protein MIFDCPEADEAAEGLAEVLKRKGLRASAAESCTGGLIGALITSMPGSSEYFLGSAVTYSNEAKESILKVPLGVIMEYGAVSGQTARLMAKGSVRLYGSDVAVSVTGIAGPGGATPSKPVGLVYIGVSDGICARSERFVFKGDRGDVRTQTVLEAVRMLTRFAEERD; encoded by the coding sequence GTGATATTCGATTGTCCGGAGGCCGACGAGGCCGCAGAGGGATTGGCCGAAGTGCTGAAGAGGAAGGGGCTCAGGGCCTCTGCCGCCGAGTCCTGCACGGGAGGTCTGATCGGAGCCCTCATAACATCCATGCCTGGGTCCTCCGAGTATTTTCTAGGCAGCGCCGTCACGTACTCCAACGAGGCCAAGGAGTCCATATTGAAGGTGCCGCTCGGAGTGATCATGGAGTACGGGGCCGTGAGCGGGCAGACCGCCCGTCTGATGGCCAAAGGCTCCGTGAGGCTGTACGGGTCCGATGTGGCCGTCTCGGTCACAGGGATAGCCGGTCCAGGAGGTGCGACCCCTTCCAAGCCTGTGGGTCTGGTCTACATCGGTGTGTCCGACGGGATATGTGCCAGATCCGAACGTTTTGTTTTCAAGGGCGACCGTGGGGATGTCCGTACCCAGACCGTCCTGGAGGCCGTCAGGATGCTCACGAGGTTCGCGGAGGAAAGGGATTGA
- a CDS encoding nicotinamide-nucleotide adenylyltransferase: MTTDRHSLVIGRFQPLHLGHMEVILKCAEESEHLTIGIGSAQYSHQPENPFTAGERYMMIEESLKEAGIGNYSIVPVEDLNRYSIWVSHVVAMCPTFDCVYSNNPFTRRLFTEAGFAVRESPLYSRSIYSGTEVRRRMVADEDWRSLVPKAVAKVVDDIDGVGRVKDINVTDSGI; the protein is encoded by the coding sequence ATGACAACCGACAGGCACTCATTGGTCATCGGGAGGTTCCAGCCGCTTCATCTCGGGCACATGGAGGTCATACTCAAATGTGCCGAGGAATCCGAGCATCTCACCATAGGCATCGGAAGCGCCCAGTATTCCCATCAGCCGGAGAATCCCTTCACGGCCGGTGAACGCTATATGATGATCGAGGAGTCCCTGAAGGAGGCCGGCATAGGCAACTACAGCATAGTGCCGGTGGAGGACCTCAACAGATACTCCATATGGGTGTCCCACGTGGTGGCCATGTGTCCCACGTTCGATTGCGTATACAGCAACAACCCATTCACCAGAAGGCTCTTCACAGAGGCGGGTTTCGCAGTAAGGGAGTCCCCCCTGTACAGCAGGAGCATATACTCAGGCACCGAGGTCCGCAGGAGGATGGTGGCCGACGAGGATTGGAGGTCTCTGGTCCCGAAGGCCGTCGCCAAGGTGGTGGACGACATCGACGGCGTCGGAAGGGTCAAGGACATAAACGTCACCGACAGCGGGATCTGA
- a CDS encoding HesA/MoeB/ThiF family protein has protein sequence MSTRYDRQIPLIGKDGQEKLAHAKVGVAGCGGLGTTLVTNLASAGVGTLVIADGDVPEITNLNRQFVYREDSDDRKAELLAQWAMEVNPDVCAIPFTERLDDDNIGAVFGDCDVIVDCLDRISTRMVVNRFAVSSGKTLVHGGVSGYTGQVTVVVPGETPCLECLYGDVKDAPAGTVTPSIGAMVTNIASMEAVQVLQLLTGTGSPLAGRMLSIDMCCPETEIYEVCRRDSCRVCGRRARL, from the coding sequence TTGAGCACCCGCTACGATCGTCAGATCCCGCTCATAGGGAAGGATGGCCAGGAGAAGCTGGCACATGCGAAGGTAGGGGTCGCCGGATGCGGAGGTCTGGGGACCACCCTGGTCACGAACCTCGCATCCGCGGGCGTCGGCACCCTGGTCATAGCGGACGGGGATGTCCCGGAGATCACGAACCTCAACCGCCAGTTCGTCTACCGCGAAGATTCGGATGACAGGAAGGCGGAGCTTCTGGCACAATGGGCGATGGAGGTAAATCCCGACGTATGTGCGATCCCGTTCACCGAGCGTCTCGACGACGACAACATCGGGGCGGTATTCGGCGACTGCGATGTCATAGTGGATTGCCTGGACAGGATAAGTACCAGGATGGTCGTCAACAGGTTCGCTGTATCGTCCGGGAAGACCCTCGTCCACGGCGGTGTTTCCGGTTATACCGGACAGGTCACGGTCGTCGTCCCCGGGGAGACGCCGTGTCTCGAATGCCTCTACGGCGATGTGAAGGATGCGCCGGCAGGCACCGTAACGCCATCCATAGGGGCCATGGTCACCAATATCGCATCCATGGAGGCCGTACAGGTCCTGCAGTTATTGACAGGTACGGGTTCCCCTCTCGCAGGCAGGATGCTCTCCATCGACATGTGCTGTCCGGAGACGGAGATATACGAGGTCTGCAGGAGGGATTCCTGCAGGGTATGCGGCCGTCGGGCAAGGCTCTGA